The sequence AACCCCCAGAAGTGGACCCACCTCGCCTCGGAGATCCGTGGCGTGACGGAGGAGACCACGACGGGGGTCCACCGCCTGTACGAGATGCAGCGCGACGGGGTCCTGCTGTTCCCCGCGATCAATGTCAACGACGCGGTGACGAAGTCGAAGTTCGACAACAAGTACGGTTGCCGGCACTCGCTGGTCGACGGCATCAACCGCGCCACCGACGTGCTGATCGGCGGCAAGACGGCGGTCGTCTGCGGCTACGGCGACGTCGGCAAGGGCTGCGCGGAGTCCCTGCGCGGCCAGGGCGCTCGCGTGATCATCACCGAGATCGACCCGATCTGCGCCCTCCAGGCGGCGATGGACGGCTACCAGGTCACGACGCTCGACGAGGTGGTCGAGACCGCCGACATCTTCATCACCACGACCGGCAACAAGGACATCATCCTTGCCTCGGACATGGCGAAGATGAAGCACCAGGCGATCGTCGGCAACATCGGCCACTTCGACAACGAGATCGACATGGCCGGCCTCGCCAAGATCCCGGGCATCGTCAAGGACGAGGTCAAGCCGCAGGTTCACACCTGGACGTTCCCCGACGGCAAGGTGATCATCGTGCTGTCCGAGGGGCGGCTGCTGAACCTGGGCAACGCGACGGGCCATCCGTCGTTCGTGATGTCCAACTCCTTCGCGGACCAGACGCTGGCCCAGATCGAGCTGTTCACCAAGCCCGACGAGTACCCGACCGGCGTCTACGTGCTGCCCAAGCACCTGGACGAGAAGGTCGCCCGCCTCCACCTGGACGCGCTCGGCGTCAAGCTCACCACGCTGCGCCCGGAGCAGGCCGCGTACATCGGTGTGGAGGTCGACGGCCCGTTCAAGCCGGACCACTACCGCTACTGAACCGGCGATTCAGTAGTCCCGCCCGCCGGGGAGCGCGCCGGTGCACCGCCGCGCTCCCCGACAGCAGGTCCTCCGAGGCAGGCCCCCGCACCCCCGTGCCGGGGGCCTGCCCCTTTGGGCCCGACCGTCAGCCCGTCCGGACCGTCAGCCCGTCAAGACCCAGGACCCCCATGCCCCGCGGCCGCTATTCGCTCCACGATCCGCACGATCACACCCCCCTCGCAGAAGAACACTTCCAGTGCGCCCCCGGCCCGTCCGGCTGGCGCTATGTCTCCCGGCTCACCGGCCCCGCCGGTGACCACTGCGGCTCGGTCGACCTCACTCTGGACGACCTCGGCCGCCCCATCCGGCTCGAGCTGCACGCGGGAGGCTGGCAGGTGCGTGGCGCCGCCCTCGACGGCGTCACCTGGGTCCGTACGGACCCCACCGGAACCCATGCCACCGAAGGCAATGTGCGCGCCCACGCCTTCACCGGCACGTCCCCCGCGTTCCTCATCGCCACCGCCCGTCTCCTGCGCCTCACCCCCTCGTCCGCCGCGACCCGCGTACGGCTGGTCGCCTTCACGGATCCGGTCCTCGCCCCCCGCACTGTGGACCAGTCCTGGGCCTTGGTGAACAGCGAAGCACACGCCACTGACAACGGCCCCCTGACCGTGGACGAATACCAGGTCACAGCCCTGGACACGGGCGAACGGAACAGTGTCCACATCGCCGGCGACGTCGTCCTGGCCGCTCCCGGGATCGAGCTGGAGGACCTCCAGTCACCGCCGTCGACGTTCGACTGAACCGAGCTTCGACCGAACGGAGCGACGAACCCGGCCGGGGAGAATCCCGGCCGGCGAGCACTACCCGGACCCCGCCCTA comes from Streptomyces sp. FXJ1.172 and encodes:
- the ahcY gene encoding adenosylhomocysteinase, yielding MTTVDNRQDFKVADLSLAEFGRKEITLAEHEMPGLMAIREEYAEAQPLAGARVTGSLHMTVQTAVLIETLVALGARVRWASCNIFSTQDHAAAAIAVGPHGTPDNPQGVPVFAWKGETLEEYWWCTEQALTWPDSPTGGPNMILDDGGDATLLVHKGVEYEKAGEVPALETAESDEHRVILQLLHRTLGENPQKWTHLASEIRGVTEETTTGVHRLYEMQRDGVLLFPAINVNDAVTKSKFDNKYGCRHSLVDGINRATDVLIGGKTAVVCGYGDVGKGCAESLRGQGARVIITEIDPICALQAAMDGYQVTTLDEVVETADIFITTTGNKDIILASDMAKMKHQAIVGNIGHFDNEIDMAGLAKIPGIVKDEVKPQVHTWTFPDGKVIIVLSEGRLLNLGNATGHPSFVMSNSFADQTLAQIELFTKPDEYPTGVYVLPKHLDEKVARLHLDALGVKLTTLRPEQAAYIGVEVDGPFKPDHYRY